One Legionella lansingensis genomic region harbors:
- the glmM gene encoding phosphoglucosamine mutase, with the protein MHQRKYFGTDGIRGQVGLSNINPEFILKLGWALGRVIGNGEKRRVVIGKDTRVSGYMLESALEAGLSAAGVNVSLLGPMPTPGIAYLTQTLRANAGIVISASHNPFEDNGIKFFSADGSKFPDELELAIEAEMDMPLAIVPSAKLGKASRINDASGRYIEFCKATIPSLTRLAGLKIVVDCANGATYHIAPNVFSELGAEVLAIGNKPDGFNINEKCGSTAPEVLREQVIQRGADIGIALDGDGDRLILVDAKGNIVDGDQIIYIIAKDRLQKGILQGGVVGTLMSNYGLEKALMQMGVPFLRTKVGDRYVLETLKKEDWKIGGEPSGHIVCLDKTTTGDGIVAALQVLTCMIKQEKSLQELAEGIHLLPQALINIKTKHARQLAENIQVLERVASLSNELEGEGRVLLRPSGTEPVLRVMVEGRDSTKVQSQAKQLSEDIRHIEKQYFNVEIRG; encoded by the coding sequence ATGCATCAGAGGAAATATTTTGGTACTGATGGTATTCGTGGTCAAGTTGGTTTATCCAATATAAATCCCGAGTTTATTCTGAAACTGGGATGGGCATTGGGAAGAGTGATTGGTAATGGCGAGAAAAGACGAGTAGTTATTGGTAAAGATACCAGAGTATCAGGTTACATGCTGGAATCAGCGCTTGAGGCTGGTCTTTCTGCTGCTGGGGTCAATGTCAGTTTATTAGGGCCTATGCCAACACCAGGTATAGCCTATCTTACGCAAACATTACGAGCAAATGCAGGTATAGTCATCAGCGCTTCTCATAACCCATTTGAAGATAATGGTATCAAATTCTTTTCGGCTGATGGCAGTAAATTTCCTGATGAATTGGAATTGGCTATAGAAGCTGAGATGGACATGCCATTAGCAATAGTGCCCTCTGCTAAATTAGGGAAGGCTTCACGTATCAATGACGCATCTGGTCGTTACATTGAGTTTTGCAAAGCAACAATTCCCTCTTTGACTCGTTTGGCAGGTCTTAAAATCGTTGTTGATTGTGCCAATGGTGCGACTTACCACATAGCTCCTAATGTATTCAGTGAACTAGGAGCAGAGGTATTGGCAATAGGTAATAAACCCGATGGATTTAATATTAATGAGAAATGTGGTTCAACAGCACCGGAGGTTTTACGGGAACAGGTTATACAAAGAGGTGCTGACATTGGTATTGCGTTGGATGGTGATGGTGACAGACTGATTCTTGTTGACGCAAAAGGAAACATTGTTGATGGTGATCAAATCATTTATATCATTGCCAAAGACAGACTGCAAAAGGGTATATTACAAGGCGGTGTTGTTGGTACCTTAATGAGCAATTATGGTTTGGAGAAAGCGCTCATGCAAATGGGGGTTCCCTTCCTGCGTACAAAAGTCGGCGATCGTTATGTGTTGGAAACCTTAAAGAAGGAAGATTGGAAAATAGGTGGGGAACCCTCAGGCCATATCGTTTGTTTGGATAAAACAACTACAGGAGACGGTATTGTTGCTGCATTACAGGTTCTAACCTGTATGATAAAACAAGAAAAAAGCTTACAAGAACTCGCAGAAGGGATCCACTTGTTGCCGCAAGCATTGATTAATATCAAAACCAAGCATGCCAGACAGCTGGCGGAAAATATCCAAGTTCTTGAAAGAGTAGCTAGCCTGAGCAATGAATTAGAAGGCGAAGGCCGAGTTTTATTACGACCCTCTGGAACTGAACCCGTACTCAGAGTGATGGTGGAAGGGAGAGATAGCACTAAAGTACAATCCCAAGCCAAACAATTAAGCGAAGACATCCGCCATATCGAAAAACAATATTTTAACGTAGAAATTAGGGGCTGA
- the folP gene encoding dihydropteroate synthase encodes MNNEEFKQWCRRYNPSDMNASPIIMGILNITPDSFSDGGKYLQRDRAVEHAQQMIAQGADIIDVGGESSRPGAESVSYEEEISRVIPVIEKLRNETDVAISIDTTKASVMAEAVAAGAILINDITALAAKDSLQLAAKLDVPVCLMHMQGKPNTMQHNPCYADDVLDEINCFFEQKIKTCLSAGIRREHLILDPGFGFGKLPQHNLRIVHQLEKLKQHNLPLMLGASRKTTLGVVLQRPVDDRIAGGLTIAIVAALQGVAILRTHDVDATRQALIMLQAIIHESVLSN; translated from the coding sequence ATGAATAACGAAGAGTTTAAGCAATGGTGTAGGCGTTATAATCCCAGTGATATGAATGCTAGTCCCATCATTATGGGAATATTAAATATTACCCCAGACTCTTTTTCAGATGGTGGGAAATATCTACAAAGAGACAGGGCTGTAGAGCATGCCCAGCAAATGATTGCGCAAGGTGCTGATATTATCGATGTAGGTGGTGAATCCTCTAGACCGGGTGCTGAGTCAGTTAGTTACGAAGAAGAGATCTCACGAGTCATTCCTGTGATCGAAAAATTACGCAATGAGACAGATGTCGCCATTTCAATTGACACAACAAAAGCGTCAGTGATGGCTGAGGCTGTGGCTGCTGGTGCTATTTTGATTAATGATATCACTGCCCTTGCTGCTAAAGATTCGTTGCAACTTGCAGCCAAACTGGATGTCCCAGTTTGCCTCATGCATATGCAAGGTAAACCAAATACGATGCAGCATAATCCTTGCTATGCGGATGATGTTCTTGATGAGATTAATTGTTTTTTTGAGCAAAAAATCAAAACATGTCTTTCTGCAGGGATAAGGCGTGAGCATTTGATTTTAGACCCTGGTTTTGGTTTCGGGAAGTTGCCGCAGCATAATCTACGTATCGTGCATCAGTTGGAAAAATTGAAACAGCATAACTTGCCTTTGATGCTAGGAGCATCCCGTAAAACGACTCTAGGCGTTGTATTGCAACGCCCTGTGGATGATCGAATAGCGGGCGGGTTGACCATTGCAATCGTGGCAGCATTGCAAGGGGTAGCTATTCTTAGAACGCATGATGTTGATGCTACACGACAAGCATTAATCATGCTACAAGCCATTATCCACGAATCAGTCCTGTCAAATTAA
- the ftsH gene encoding ATP-dependent zinc metalloprotease FtsH, translated as MVKNLFLWLIIAIVLVSVFSNFGPRHTSAEKISYSNFLKEVDQGMISSVTIEDNKVIKGLTKNNHRFVTYMPMQDEALLGELLKNQVDISGQEKQQESFLLHLFINWFPMLLLIGVWVFFMRQMQGGGGRGAMSFGRSRARLLGEDQVKITFADVAGVDEAKEEVKELVDFLRDPSKFQNLGGRIPRGVLLVGPPGTGKTLLAKAVAGEAKVPFFTISGSDFVEMFVGVGASRVRDMFEQAKKHAPCIIFIDEIDAVGRHRGAGLGGGHDEREQTLNQLLVEMDGFEGNEGVIVVSATNRPDVLDPALLRPGRFDRQVVVPLPDIRGREQILKVHLKKVPIDKDVEVLSIARGTPGFSGADLANLVNEAALFAARANKRKVGMIELDKAKDKIMMGAERRSMVMDENEKKLTAYHEAGHAIVGLSVPEHDPVYKVTIIPRGRALGVTMFLPEQDRYSHSKRRLDSQLSSLFGGRIAEELIFGVESVTTGASNDITRATEIARKMVTTWGLSSLGPLTFGEEQGEVFLGRTVSQHKEISDNTAQQIDEEVRKIIDRNYQRAKEILLANMDKLHLMAEGLIKYETIDSKQIQEIMSGQEPSPPEDWEAAKLIDKDTKGGDRPSTTIDGKAVDSPAGGN; from the coding sequence ATGGTAAAAAATTTATTTTTGTGGCTGATCATCGCAATTGTACTGGTTTCAGTATTCAGTAATTTCGGCCCCCGCCACACATCTGCTGAAAAAATCTCTTACAGCAATTTCTTGAAAGAAGTTGATCAAGGCATGATTAGTTCGGTAACTATTGAAGACAACAAAGTCATTAAAGGATTAACGAAAAATAATCATCGATTCGTCACTTATATGCCAATGCAAGATGAAGCTTTGCTTGGGGAATTACTAAAAAATCAAGTCGATATCAGTGGTCAAGAAAAACAGCAAGAAAGTTTCTTACTCCATCTATTCATCAACTGGTTTCCAATGCTGCTGCTTATTGGCGTTTGGGTATTCTTTATGCGGCAAATGCAGGGTGGTGGTGGACGCGGGGCGATGTCTTTCGGGCGATCGCGTGCACGTTTGCTTGGAGAGGATCAGGTAAAAATTACTTTTGCCGATGTCGCTGGTGTTGATGAAGCCAAAGAAGAAGTGAAGGAACTTGTGGATTTTTTACGTGATCCTTCCAAATTCCAAAATTTGGGTGGACGTATTCCGCGAGGGGTCTTACTGGTTGGTCCTCCTGGAACAGGTAAAACATTGTTAGCCAAGGCCGTTGCTGGCGAAGCCAAAGTGCCCTTCTTTACAATTTCAGGTTCGGACTTCGTCGAAATGTTCGTCGGTGTGGGTGCCTCTCGGGTCCGAGATATGTTTGAACAGGCCAAAAAGCACGCTCCTTGTATTATTTTTATTGATGAGATTGACGCTGTAGGTAGACATCGTGGTGCTGGTTTAGGTGGAGGTCATGATGAGCGTGAACAAACCTTAAACCAATTGCTCGTAGAAATGGATGGTTTCGAAGGTAATGAAGGGGTTATTGTTGTTTCTGCTACCAACCGCCCAGATGTGCTTGATCCAGCCCTATTACGCCCTGGTCGCTTTGACCGCCAAGTTGTTGTGCCGTTACCTGATATTCGTGGTCGTGAGCAAATCTTAAAAGTGCATTTGAAGAAAGTGCCTATTGATAAAGATGTTGAGGTATTGTCTATAGCACGCGGAACCCCAGGTTTCTCAGGCGCTGATTTGGCAAACCTGGTCAATGAAGCTGCTCTCTTTGCTGCGCGGGCGAATAAACGCAAAGTGGGAATGATCGAGCTTGATAAAGCTAAAGATAAAATCATGATGGGCGCGGAACGACGCTCCATGGTAATGGATGAAAATGAAAAGAAATTGACTGCCTATCATGAGGCTGGTCATGCCATTGTAGGTCTTTCAGTTCCAGAGCATGATCCTGTCTATAAAGTGACGATTATTCCTCGTGGTCGAGCTCTAGGTGTCACAATGTTCTTACCCGAACAAGATCGTTACAGTCATAGTAAACGTCGTCTCGACAGTCAATTATCCAGCTTATTTGGTGGCCGTATTGCCGAAGAGTTAATCTTTGGTGTAGAGAGTGTTACTACTGGAGCCTCAAATGATATTACGCGTGCTACAGAAATTGCACGCAAAATGGTTACCACTTGGGGGTTGTCTTCACTTGGCCCACTTACTTTTGGGGAAGAGCAAGGCGAAGTATTCCTGGGAAGAACAGTCAGTCAACATAAGGAAATCTCAGATAATACTGCGCAGCAGATTGATGAAGAAGTGAGAAAAATTATTGACAGAAATTATCAAAGAGCTAAGGAAATTCTCCTTGCCAATATGGATAAGCTTCATTTAATGGCTGAAGGTCTCATTAAATATGAGACGATTGATTCGAAGCAAATTCAAGAAATTATGTCTGGTCAGGAACCTTCTCCTCCGGAAGACTGGGAAGCGGCCAAACTTATTGATAAGGATACAAAAGGAGGAGACCGGCCCTCAACCACTATAGATGGTAAGGCTGTTGATAGCCCCGCTGGTGGTAATTAA
- the rlmE gene encoding 23S rRNA (uridine(2552)-2'-O)-methyltransferase RlmE, whose translation MPRSKSSKRWLQEHFDDVYVKKAQAEGYRSRAVYKLKEIDDKEQLLKPGITVVDLGAAPGGWTQYVSEKLEGRGMIIALDILPMDSIAGVTFIQGDFREDDVLQKLINRVPEHGVDLLLSDMAPNISGTAAIDIPRAMYLAELAFDFGAKMLKPGGALLMKVFHGAGFDDLIKQARLKFNKVAIRKPAASRSRSREAYLLAKDYNL comes from the coding sequence ATGCCTCGTTCCAAAAGTAGTAAGCGCTGGTTGCAGGAACATTTTGATGATGTTTATGTCAAAAAGGCGCAGGCAGAGGGTTATCGAAGCCGAGCTGTCTATAAGTTAAAAGAGATTGACGACAAAGAACAACTATTAAAGCCTGGGATCACTGTTGTTGATTTAGGTGCCGCACCTGGTGGCTGGACACAGTATGTTTCTGAAAAACTAGAAGGCCGCGGCATGATTATTGCACTTGATATCTTGCCCATGGATAGTATAGCTGGAGTCACCTTTATACAGGGTGATTTTCGCGAAGATGATGTTTTGCAGAAATTAATAAATAGGGTTCCTGAACATGGTGTAGACTTGCTTTTGTCAGATATGGCCCCAAATATAAGTGGTACGGCAGCAATAGATATTCCACGGGCGATGTATTTAGCGGAATTGGCATTTGATTTTGGTGCTAAAATGTTGAAACCAGGTGGTGCCTTACTTATGAAAGTGTTTCATGGTGCGGGCTTTGATGATTTGATTAAACAAGCCCGTCTTAAATTTAATAAGGTAGCGATACGTAAGCCCGCGGCTTCGCGCTCTCGCTCAAGAGAAGCCTATTTGCTGGCGAAGGACTATAATTTATAG
- the lelA gene encoding LysR family transcriptional regulator LelA has translation MKHFKKINLNLLTHLHALLTEKNVSAAAEKAFVSQPAMSASLKQLRAIFDDPLLVAAKGQMVLSTKAQELQPHLQQIMSQVQNLLQPQEEFDPMVAKRTFKIALPDYVELILLPSLLKSLEKFPHIVIETRITGIVDRPSLFLDKTTDIAIGALEKENVPSQLIARKLYEEKIICFASKKNPLLKQPISLKNYLASKHIAFSFDEKRFSHSADFLSKRKLKRNDILFVNNILPALFAVADSSSVIATAPSFLINMFAGEFGLVQQPLPFDLEPTPIYLVIHQKDHSDKGIQWLSQLLSESIGQLEADFS, from the coding sequence ATGAAACATTTCAAGAAGATAAACTTAAATCTATTGACGCATTTACATGCGTTGTTGACGGAAAAAAATGTAAGTGCAGCTGCTGAAAAAGCATTTGTCAGCCAACCAGCAATGAGCGCATCGTTAAAGCAACTTCGAGCGATATTTGACGATCCATTATTGGTTGCAGCAAAAGGTCAGATGGTCCTTTCTACTAAAGCGCAGGAATTACAGCCGCATTTACAACAAATCATGTCTCAGGTGCAAAACCTATTACAACCGCAAGAGGAATTCGACCCAATGGTTGCAAAAAGAACATTTAAAATTGCTCTGCCTGATTATGTAGAGCTCATTCTTCTGCCATCCTTGTTAAAATCGCTAGAGAAATTTCCCCACATTGTTATCGAAACAAGGATTACAGGGATAGTCGATCGCCCATCATTGTTTCTTGATAAAACTACAGACATTGCTATTGGTGCGCTTGAAAAAGAGAATGTTCCGTCACAATTGATCGCAAGAAAATTATATGAAGAGAAGATCATTTGTTTTGCCAGCAAAAAAAACCCTTTACTAAAGCAACCTATCTCATTAAAAAATTACTTGGCGAGCAAACATATCGCGTTTAGTTTTGATGAAAAACGCTTTAGTCATTCTGCTGATTTTTTAAGTAAAAGAAAATTAAAGCGCAATGATATTTTATTTGTTAATAATATCTTGCCAGCCCTTTTTGCAGTTGCTGATTCAAGTTCAGTCATTGCAACTGCGCCAAGTTTTTTAATTAATATGTTTGCTGGGGAGTTTGGATTGGTACAGCAGCCACTGCCCTTTGATTTAGAGCCAACCCCGATCTACCTGGTTATTCATCAAAAGGATCATTCTGATAAAGGAATACAGTGGTTGTCGCAATTACTGAGCGAAAGTATAGGGCAACTCGAGGCTGATTTTTCATAG
- a CDS encoding DUF3592 domain-containing protein → MKQLTALFIMASVVTFLLAGYYFIEGWRFSYSSVQTKGEIIGFVVKPSQNNVTRAEMLNYPVIHFETQTKEPFTFTSQWGFNPHKYKVGDKVYILYHPHNPNHVYMGNYLLIWMRFVLVLLAAVFFLLLASVTSKKRQ, encoded by the coding sequence ATGAAACAGCTAACCGCCCTTTTTATTATGGCTAGCGTCGTGACCTTCCTTTTGGCCGGTTATTATTTTATTGAAGGTTGGCGTTTCAGCTATAGTAGTGTACAGACGAAAGGGGAAATCATCGGTTTTGTTGTCAAACCCTCACAAAATAATGTGACGCGGGCAGAAATGCTGAACTATCCGGTTATTCATTTCGAAACCCAAACGAAAGAACCGTTCACATTTACCAGCCAATGGGGATTCAACCCCCATAAATATAAAGTGGGGGATAAAGTCTATATTCTCTATCATCCCCATAATCCTAATCATGTTTATATGGGCAATTACCTACTCATCTGGATGCGCTTTGTCTTAGTGTTACTCGCTGCGGTGTTTTTTCTATTGTTAGCCTCCGTCACCTCCAAGAAAAGACAATAA
- a CDS encoding IucA/IucC family protein encodes MALAYGDFHGLSHQLRFLLFEIGIGLRQHAIEYFITEAHRQCLYRLQRAATIEGLVQNTIISHHIHDFLDQLQSQLKHNDPASIFLNWRALRLELDETIANEAMAQAYRQCWQQELKNQARGFTRFWDWLSQKLQPYEQLQLLEQWGCLGHPDHPNFRAKIGFSRREVLQYSPEFNACVSLHWCAIHHRYAYLSPQAKNYNSLIKKQFPQEYFNWEKQLSFKHQDPNDYLPLPLHPWQWRNQIQTQFSSFIDKKEIILLPHHQLTKPSMSFRTMMPMGGTSCHLKLATAVHTTSAMRTISPASIDNGPAVSSWLNALLAKHQHYHQSLFIAADLAGLRFEHEDSHYDQYKHLAVILRQNPLEIINKGQQIVPLGALFALSPLSNLPLLTEIIGASGLLPSDYFRRYCVCVLSGQLHLMLRYGVAFEAHQQNTLLIFTDNQPSAVVIRDFGNICVCMHECYKHDLKPDFHPDSAIVTNNVTELCDKFVHGNLRSNFAYWIKCLCQHYGLNSHDLWQLVRWEIQKILTTIAPDIDPQLFELQRHHLLSKSWQHKALLTMRLHKERYDGLSVAVTNPLSHCHE; translated from the coding sequence ATGGCCTTAGCCTACGGCGATTTTCACGGATTGAGTCACCAATTACGTTTCTTACTATTTGAGATTGGCATTGGCCTGCGCCAGCATGCTATTGAATATTTTATCACTGAAGCTCACCGTCAGTGTCTATATCGACTCCAACGTGCTGCAACCATTGAAGGCTTGGTACAAAATACAATTATCAGTCATCACATCCACGATTTTCTTGATCAACTGCAATCGCAATTGAAACATAACGATCCTGCTTCCATTTTTTTAAATTGGCGGGCTTTGCGGCTAGAATTGGATGAAACCATTGCTAATGAAGCAATGGCGCAAGCTTATCGACAGTGTTGGCAGCAGGAATTGAAAAACCAAGCCCGGGGATTTACGCGTTTCTGGGATTGGCTTTCACAAAAACTGCAACCTTATGAACAATTGCAATTACTTGAACAGTGGGGATGCCTTGGACACCCCGATCATCCTAATTTTCGCGCAAAAATTGGTTTTAGTAGACGAGAGGTACTCCAGTATTCCCCAGAATTTAACGCTTGTGTTAGTCTGCACTGGTGTGCCATTCACCACCGCTACGCTTATCTTTCACCACAAGCAAAAAATTATAATTCTTTGATTAAAAAACAATTTCCACAGGAATATTTCAACTGGGAGAAGCAATTATCGTTCAAACACCAAGATCCAAACGATTATCTCCCTCTTCCTTTGCATCCCTGGCAATGGCGAAATCAAATTCAAACGCAATTTTCCTCATTCATTGACAAGAAGGAAATCATTTTGCTCCCACATCATCAATTGACCAAACCTTCGATGTCTTTTCGTACGATGATGCCTATGGGAGGTACTAGCTGTCATTTAAAGCTGGCTACAGCCGTGCATACAACATCTGCGATGCGTACCATTTCTCCGGCATCAATCGATAATGGTCCAGCAGTATCTTCATGGTTGAATGCATTATTGGCCAAGCATCAGCATTACCACCAAAGCTTATTTATCGCTGCTGATTTGGCTGGCTTGAGATTTGAGCATGAAGATAGCCATTACGATCAATACAAACATTTAGCTGTCATCCTACGTCAAAATCCTCTTGAAATAATAAACAAAGGGCAACAAATTGTGCCTCTGGGAGCCCTGTTTGCTCTTTCACCTTTATCTAATTTGCCATTGCTAACCGAAATCATTGGAGCCAGTGGGCTTTTGCCGAGCGATTATTTTAGACGATATTGTGTCTGTGTTCTCTCAGGGCAATTGCATTTAATGCTGCGCTATGGTGTTGCTTTTGAAGCGCATCAACAAAATACCTTATTGATATTCACTGACAATCAACCTTCCGCGGTGGTCATACGCGATTTTGGGAATATCTGTGTTTGTATGCATGAGTGTTATAAACACGACTTAAAACCCGATTTTCACCCTGATTCAGCCATTGTCACGAACAATGTCACTGAGCTCTGTGACAAATTTGTGCATGGTAATCTTAGAAGTAACTTTGCTTATTGGATCAAATGCTTGTGTCAACACTATGGTTTAAATTCCCATGACCTATGGCAATTGGTTCGTTGGGAAATACAAAAAATATTGACAACAATTGCCCCTGACATTGATCCACAACTATTTGAATTGCAACGACACCATCTGCTTTCTAAGTCCTGGCAACACAAAGCCCTATTAACCATGCGTCTTCATAAGGAAAGGTACGACGGTTTATCTGTCGCCGTCACCAATCCATTAAGTCATTGTCATGAATAA
- a CDS encoding MFS transporter: protein MNKSLRNLILVCQFSMLLAMEMGNPFLPLFIASQNEMAAQSAALLNALALALPMLASMLMGPIWGKMADRIGYKSMLMRAAWALTLTQGLMACASSVGAILVIRVLQGAFAGFITAMQTYVISICDWNEKSCHLSSLQSSKAIATSCAGASGGFLLSFIHFRGLFLLTSLLCLVTTVIMHACLPAQEPRKITARSHDYPTQFSHFVIAFIALITMTQMAKFLPDPGFSLYMMRVLHGQPWVIGLMYSLPAIGTLLSTKWCGQHFDQCRRGKARINHYFFYYLTLAMVLMFAHGFVQQPLLLAVIRLLWGIVLAALLPALFTLVSDCSEEQGHALGIANSFAKLGNLSGLLLGGWVSGLMPLHYVFLIIAAVYFLMFIIVLSLKTLNDAAFLKTDVPTSSYK, encoded by the coding sequence ATGAATAAGTCGCTGCGCAATCTAATATTAGTTTGTCAATTTAGCATGTTATTGGCCATGGAAATGGGAAATCCTTTTTTGCCCTTATTCATTGCCAGCCAAAACGAGATGGCAGCCCAATCAGCAGCCTTATTAAATGCACTCGCGCTCGCATTACCGATGTTGGCTAGCATGCTTATGGGGCCAATTTGGGGGAAAATGGCTGATCGGATTGGTTATAAGTCGATGCTAATGCGAGCAGCTTGGGCTTTAACGTTGACGCAAGGGTTAATGGCTTGTGCTTCTAGTGTTGGCGCTATTCTTGTTATTCGTGTTCTCCAAGGTGCCTTTGCCGGGTTTATTACTGCTATGCAAACCTATGTCATTTCTATTTGTGATTGGAATGAAAAAAGCTGTCATTTAAGCAGCCTGCAATCGTCTAAGGCAATTGCAACCAGTTGCGCAGGAGCAAGCGGTGGTTTTCTATTGAGCTTTATTCATTTTCGTGGGCTATTTCTATTGACCAGCTTGCTGTGTCTTGTCACTACGGTCATTATGCACGCCTGCTTACCTGCACAAGAACCAAGAAAAATAACCGCGCGCTCTCATGATTATCCGACTCAATTTTCTCATTTTGTAATCGCATTTATTGCATTGATCACCATGACGCAAATGGCAAAATTTTTGCCAGATCCTGGCTTTTCGCTCTATATGATGAGGGTTCTTCATGGACAACCTTGGGTCATTGGGCTTATGTATTCACTTCCTGCTATAGGTACTTTATTAAGCACAAAATGGTGTGGCCAGCACTTTGACCAGTGTCGACGAGGGAAAGCCAGGATTAATCATTACTTTTTCTATTATCTGACGTTGGCTATGGTCTTGATGTTTGCACATGGTTTTGTTCAACAACCACTGTTACTGGCTGTGATACGTTTATTATGGGGAATCGTGCTCGCCGCTTTACTGCCAGCATTATTTACTTTAGTGAGCGATTGCTCCGAGGAGCAAGGCCATGCTTTAGGCATCGCCAATTCATTTGCCAAACTCGGCAATTTATCAGGACTCCTTTTAGGGGGATGGGTATCCGGTTTGATGCCCTTGCACTATGTCTTTTTAATCATAGCAGCGGTTTACTTTCTCATGTTTATCATCGTCTTGTCGTTGAAAACACTTAATGATGCTGCTTTCCTCAAAACCGATGTACCAACATCGAGTTACAAATGA
- a CDS encoding MFS transporter, translating into MRKPTLSVTTHSLSTHLGLTAGSSKLAKSLDPAVKPREVVDTDRGEQLPLALILLTWFLGNLSIYFITPGLPELATVFPSSPRTIQLVISFFLLGKAISMLLWCNLSERMGRKPVFIFGLFLYSLSNFLAAASFNIHVLLISRLLQGFAVGATLLMGRCMINDKQNEQAATRQFAWLFTLAGVIICFLPWVGAIINAQFGWRASFFIAGTYSLFLLAFGSFRETKSSKNTPLPLSKSFSLVFKNPIFVGYLTISALMMAGESAFNTSAPFILIKNANFTLVAYGKIKTLLALMHLLGTAGCGLFIRYFISASLVGIGVFLFALAAGLMLFFSLVTHDIYLSLVFPMMIYYFGTGFIVASAAAAAVRPFPKQMATAMGLSLFFQFNFSAVFSLISSLIAIQTVTPFVAIIALIGFLSLVSWKVLIARRTGIAAITT; encoded by the coding sequence ATGAGAAAACCTACTTTATCTGTAACTACTCACTCACTATCGACGCACCTAGGCTTGACCGCGGGATCCAGTAAACTTGCCAAATCCTTGGATCCCGCGGTCAAGCCGCGGGAAGTCGTCGATACAGATAGAGGCGAACAGCTCCCTTTAGCGCTTATTTTATTAACTTGGTTTTTAGGCAATTTAAGTATCTATTTCATCACACCCGGGTTACCCGAATTAGCCACAGTTTTCCCTAGTAGTCCCAGAACAATCCAACTTGTTATTAGCTTTTTTTTGTTGGGGAAAGCCATAAGTATGCTTCTATGGTGCAATCTATCCGAACGAATGGGTAGAAAGCCTGTCTTTATTTTCGGTCTGTTTCTCTATAGCCTCAGTAACTTCTTGGCTGCCGCAAGTTTTAACATTCATGTCTTGTTAATTAGCCGTTTGTTGCAAGGTTTTGCAGTGGGAGCCACTTTATTGATGGGACGATGCATGATCAATGATAAACAAAATGAACAGGCAGCAACCCGTCAATTTGCCTGGTTATTCACCTTGGCTGGTGTGATCATCTGTTTTCTACCTTGGGTCGGAGCCATTATCAATGCCCAATTTGGTTGGCGAGCCTCTTTCTTTATTGCAGGAACCTATAGTTTATTTTTACTGGCTTTTGGTAGCTTTCGTGAAACAAAAAGTAGCAAAAATACCCCCTTACCATTATCTAAAAGCTTTTCTTTGGTATTTAAGAACCCAATATTTGTTGGTTACTTAACCATTTCTGCGCTCATGATGGCGGGTGAATCAGCCTTTAACACGAGTGCCCCTTTTATTTTGATTAAGAACGCTAACTTTACTCTCGTCGCCTATGGAAAAATTAAAACGCTTCTGGCTTTAATGCATTTATTAGGCACAGCAGGTTGCGGATTGTTTATCCGCTATTTTATTAGTGCCTCCTTAGTTGGTATCGGCGTTTTTCTATTCGCACTGGCTGCTGGCCTCATGCTGTTCTTTAGTCTTGTCACGCATGATATTTACCTAAGCTTGGTTTTTCCTATGATGATTTATTATTTTGGTACAGGTTTTATCGTTGCCTCTGCTGCTGCAGCTGCTGTCAGGCCCTTTCCAAAACAAATGGCCACGGCTATGGGATTATCACTCTTTTTTCAATTTAACTTTTCAGCCGTGTTCAGCCTTATAAGCAGTCTAATAGCCATCCAAACGGTAACACCATTTGTTGCAATCATTGCTCTAATTGGTTTCTTGAGTCTTGTCAGTTGGAAAGTCCTCATTGCCCGACGGACGGGAATTGCTGCGATCACAACGTGA